A window of Hemibagrus wyckioides isolate EC202008001 linkage group LG03, SWU_Hwy_1.0, whole genome shotgun sequence contains these coding sequences:
- the ptpn20 gene encoding tyrosine-protein phosphatase non-receptor type 20 isoform X1, with translation MAAEEAGYLKLMAENAEGFGPMPSVTSQQESCILQLEFTKPERGGLGFSLVGGINGSSLQIKDICCGGVAEQDGRLRVGDILLEVNGVIVSGLSHLKVVDILRRAEGTVQLTVYRDTFPMTSCTGPRCSTEDPQENNTKAGVSSLLEVQEDHVSFQTPGCPVVRMEYEQDSGNCTPNFQGCCPSLSVKDMLHSRTDPQKQNLENSCKIMEKNYTDSWSSDDEDDDDEDDDDDTQHSTTETTPHTGPPIVSEEELTRFALISPPMNGQYSGSRLKSLIQNLQNLLDQHELVKEFMALGHLAPSDNCLVGKAPENREKNRYREILPYDKTRVPVGEKQDYINASYIRMKVGPDEFFYISSQGPLPNTQDCFWQMVWENKSDIIAMMTREVERGRIKCHKYWPEKCDVPIETSHYQLILKNFQKLDYFYIKVIQMVEKETGATHFVKHLKFTTWPDHSTPHSSKQLVHFIRYMRAVHLNGPIIVHCSAGIGRTGVLICTDVILGHIERDLTINVSETVREMRLQRHGMIQTKEQYVFCYKVWLDVLQSISLLHGNQWQSETPL, from the exons ATGGCAGCAGAGGAGGCAGGTTACC TAAAACTCATGGCTGAAAATGCTGAAGGATTTGGGCCAATGCCCTCTGTAACCTCTCAGCAGGAG aGCTGCATTCTTCAGCTGGAGTTTACTAAACCAGAGAGAGGTGGGTTGGGCTTTTCTCTGGTAGGTGGCATCAATGGCAGTAGTCTGCAAATAAAGGACATCTGCTGTGGAGGTGTGGCTGAGCAGGATGGCAGGCTGCGTGTGGGAGACATCCTTCTGGAG GTGAATGGGGTGATCGTGTCAGGATTGAGCCACCTTAAAGTGGTAGATATTCtgaggagagcagaggggaCAGTTCAGCTGACTGTATACAGAGACACTTTCCCCATGACTTCCTGCACTGGCCCTAGGTGCTCCACTGAAGACCCTCAAGAAAACAACACTAAAG CAGGAGTAAGCTCACTTCTAGAAGTGCAGGAGGATCATGTGTCTTTTCAGACACCAGGGTGTCCTGTGGTTCGAATGGAATAtgaacag GATAGTGGAAACTGTACACCTAACTTTCAGGGCTGTTGTCCATCTCTGAGTGTCAAAGATATGCTACACAGCAG GACAGACCCACAGAAACAGAATTTAGAAAATTCTTGCAAAATAATGGAGAAAAATTACACAGACAGCTGGagcagtgatgatgaagatgatgatgatgaagatgacgatGATGACACTCAACATTCCACTACAGAaacaacacctcacacag GTCCGCCTATTGTGTCTGAGGAGGAACTGACCAGATTTGCCCTGATCAGCCCACCTATGAATGGCCAATACTCAGGATCCAGACTCAAAAGTCTTATTCAAAATCTTCAGAATCTACTGGATCAGCATGAGCTTGTCAAGGAGTTTATG GCATTAGGTCATCTGGCACCTTCCGATAACTGCCTGGTTGGGAAAGCACCAGAGAACCGAGAGAAAAACCGATACAGAGAAATCCTGCCCT ATGATAAGACACGGGTTCCTGTGGGAGAGAAACAGGACTACATAAATGCCAGCTACATCCGGATGAAGGTGGGCCCGGATGAGTTTTTCTACATCTCATCACAGGGACCTCTGCCCAACACTCAGGACTGCTTCTGGCAGATGGTTTGGGAGAACAAGTCTGACATCATTGCCATGATGACCCGGGAAGTAGAGCGCGGCAGAATCAAATGCCACAAGTACTGGCCTGAGAAATGTGATGTTCCCATAGAAACTAGCCACTACCAGCTGATCTTGAAAAATTTCCAAAAATTGGACTACTTCTACATCAAGGTCATCCAGATGGTAGAGAAAGAG ACTGGAGCCACACACTTCGTGAAACACCTGAAGTTCACCACGTGGCCAGATCACAGTACGCCTCACTCTTCAAAGCAGCTAGTGCACTTTATCCGATACATGCGTGCAGTACACTTGAACGGGCCAATCATAGTGCACTGCAGCGCAGGCATCGGCCGGACCGGCGTCCTCATCTGCACTGACGTCATCCTCGGCCACATAGAAAGGGACCTCACT ATtaatgtgagtgagactgtgaggGAGATGCGGCTCCAGCGCCACGGGATGATTCAAACCAAG GAACAGTACGTCTTCTGTTACAAAGTGTGGCTGGACGTGTTGCAGAGCATCTCGCTTCTTCATGGCAACCAGTGGCAATCAGAAACCCCCTTGTGA